One part of the Mariniblastus fucicola genome encodes these proteins:
- a CDS encoding zf-HC2 domain-containing protein, producing the protein MMNLSNQTCEDFEPLVSAMIDGELSASELLLVNGHLEGCESCRRLRAEFVTLDASISLQTLAGEERENTLTETFVVTRQKQSIRNWMSVWRLIPLAGVAALMIGLFLVTTHSAPQATAEQLTPEQFVKPMTDLNRINHQQQRDQELMLRTLGMDLRSLKLELKQLENTGPEDRTRFENQIEAMLKRVEQFEDQQ; encoded by the coding sequence ATGATGAACTTATCAAATCAAACCTGTGAAGATTTCGAGCCACTGGTCAGTGCCATGATCGATGGCGAACTCTCCGCCAGCGAACTGTTGCTGGTCAACGGTCACCTGGAAGGCTGTGAATCCTGTCGGCGGCTGCGAGCTGAGTTCGTGACACTCGACGCATCGATTTCATTGCAAACTCTCGCTGGCGAGGAACGCGAAAATACACTGACGGAAACGTTCGTTGTGACTCGTCAGAAGCAGTCGATCAGAAACTGGATGTCCGTTTGGCGCCTGATCCCCCTGGCAGGCGTTGCGGCGTTGATGATCGGCCTGTTTCTGGTGACAACGCATTCGGCTCCGCAAGCGACCGCCGAGCAACTGACTCCGGAACAGTTCGTCAAACCAATGACAGACCTTAACCGCATCAATCATCAGCAACAACGGGATCAGGAATTGATGCTACGCACACTGGGCATGGACTTGCGTTCGCTCAAGCTGGAACTGAAACAGCTGGAAAACACAGGACCGGAAGATCGTACCCGGTTTGAAAATCAGATCGAAGCGATGCTGAAACGCGTCGAGCAGTTCGAAGACCAACAATGA
- a CDS encoding RNA polymerase sigma factor → MSMPFESAMSDAKEFVSETAEPNPETETGESCAIDARFFDQYAHQATRYAMSLVQCWADAEEVTQEAFCKLIQKRTIAAVSSESAAKAILFTTVRNLSVDQLRKHGRRKFEPFDEHVIKQSDGGLSDSGLEKLESGINQAILDLPDEWADSLQLKVNGGLSYEEIAEVLSATKNQVRIWIFRARKQLQAELKKSGLLETQ, encoded by the coding sequence ATGTCGATGCCGTTCGAATCGGCGATGAGTGACGCAAAGGAATTCGTGTCCGAAACCGCCGAGCCAAATCCTGAAACGGAAACTGGTGAATCGTGTGCGATTGATGCACGATTCTTCGACCAGTATGCGCATCAAGCGACGCGATATGCGATGTCGCTGGTTCAGTGCTGGGCGGATGCGGAAGAGGTTACACAGGAAGCATTTTGCAAGTTGATTCAGAAAAGGACGATCGCGGCGGTGAGTAGCGAATCAGCGGCAAAAGCGATTCTGTTCACGACGGTGCGAAACCTTTCGGTGGATCAGTTGCGAAAGCATGGTCGCCGCAAGTTTGAACCGTTTGACGAACATGTGATTAAACAGAGTGACGGCGGGCTCTCGGATTCGGGCCTGGAAAAACTGGAATCCGGGATCAACCAGGCGATTTTGGATTTACCGGACGAGTGGGCTGATTCGTTGCAACTGAAAGTTAACGGAGGGCTGAGCTACGAAGAGATCGCAGAAGTGCTTTCGGCGACAAAGAACCAGGTTCGCATTTGGATCTTTCGCGCAAGAAAACAGCTGCAGGCAGAGCTGAAAAAGTCAGGTCTTTTGGAGACGCAATGA
- a CDS encoding inorganic phosphate transporter codes for MGVEYVLIGLILVCGFYVAWNIGANDVANAMGTSVGSGALTLKWAVVLAAVFEFAGAYIVGSNVSKTVRKGIFDPMEIANAYSPEHAPYILACGMIAALMAAGTWLLIATWMSWPVSTTHSIVGAVVGFGVLALGYNGVLWNQVGLISAGWVISPLISATVAYIVFGVLLKTVFYKRNPVAAARLVAPRLVFILMFVMTGLTCYKGLKPMWKRLEMDPQEPFFMLSIAGIAAVLGLIGFIITKLALRNSVSKSDEGAKGNNPILDADVSRSLAKTIKHLQRVKINSAGELQDKASSLLSEARSMQDLTLQRITTNTDSDELRQVEKIFSVLQIFTACLVAFAHGSNDVANAIGPLSAAYQAVTEHAISKTSSTPAWALLLGGFGIVIGLATWGWKVIKTVGEKITELTPSRGFCAEFAAAITILLASVLPIGLPISTTHTLVGAVLGVGLARGLNALNLKTMRDILAGWAITIPAGAILCMLFYFILKLIFIDSSWIDTIAAPTDLAT; via the coding sequence ATGGGTGTCGAATACGTATTGATTGGCCTGATTCTGGTTTGCGGTTTCTATGTCGCATGGAATATCGGAGCCAACGATGTGGCCAACGCTATGGGAACTTCTGTCGGATCCGGAGCACTGACGTTGAAATGGGCTGTCGTTCTGGCGGCCGTATTTGAGTTCGCAGGCGCGTACATCGTCGGTTCGAATGTCTCGAAGACGGTCCGCAAAGGCATCTTCGATCCGATGGAAATTGCCAATGCGTATTCGCCGGAGCACGCCCCCTACATTTTGGCTTGCGGGATGATCGCGGCGCTGATGGCTGCCGGAACCTGGTTGCTGATTGCGACGTGGATGTCCTGGCCGGTTTCGACAACACACTCGATCGTCGGTGCAGTGGTTGGATTTGGAGTCCTGGCTCTCGGATACAATGGTGTACTTTGGAACCAGGTTGGCTTGATCAGCGCGGGCTGGGTCATTTCTCCATTGATCTCGGCAACTGTCGCTTACATCGTGTTTGGGGTGCTGTTGAAAACGGTGTTCTATAAACGTAACCCGGTCGCGGCAGCGCGGCTCGTTGCACCGCGACTGGTTTTCATCCTGATGTTCGTCATGACGGGACTGACTTGCTACAAAGGCCTCAAGCCGATGTGGAAGAGGCTCGAAATGGATCCTCAAGAGCCTTTCTTCATGCTGAGCATTGCCGGTATCGCAGCGGTCCTCGGGCTGATTGGATTCATTATTACGAAACTGGCCTTGCGTAATTCAGTTTCGAAATCTGACGAAGGGGCCAAGGGCAACAACCCGATCCTGGACGCTGACGTTTCACGCTCTTTGGCCAAGACGATCAAGCACCTGCAACGTGTGAAGATCAATTCGGCTGGTGAGCTGCAAGACAAAGCCTCCAGCCTGCTGAGCGAAGCCCGATCGATGCAGGACCTGACGCTCCAGCGAATTACGACGAACACCGATTCTGATGAGCTACGACAGGTCGAGAAGATTTTTAGTGTGCTGCAAATATTCACAGCCTGTCTGGTCGCTTTCGCCCACGGATCCAACGATGTCGCCAACGCGATCGGACCGCTATCAGCGGCCTATCAGGCAGTTACCGAACATGCGATCTCCAAGACCTCCAGCACTCCAGCCTGGGCATTGCTGTTGGGCGGTTTCGGCATCGTGATTGGATTGGCGACGTGGGGTTGGAAAGTTATCAAAACGGTTGGCGAGAAGATCACTGAGCTCACTCCCAGTCGCGGTTTTTGCGCGGAGTTCGCTGCGGCGATCACGATTCTGCTGGCCTCAGTATTGCCGATTGGACTTCCGATCTCGACGACCCATACATTGGTTGGTGCCGTTCTTGGAGTTGGACTCGCCCGTGGACTTAACGCTTTGAACTTGAAAACAATGCGAGACATCCTTGCGGGTTGGGCGATCACGATCCCGGCAGGTGCAATACTTTGCATGTTGTTTTACTTCATCCTGAAATTGATCTTCATTGATTCCAGCTGGATCGACACGATTGCAGCGCCGACGGATTTGGCGACCTAG
- a CDS encoding TIGR00153 family protein produces MSTIGKLFGRSPFGQLQQHMDQVAKCIVKMSEVFDAVKGGQFELIEDLTEQVSQLEHQADQIKDDIRERLLKRFFMPIDRGEVLEILSLQDSLADTAEDVCKVLTIRKLPFPEDIRPDFDKFLELNINSCSIAASIIGQLDELIEAGFGGTEAERIRSMAKDAAFAEHQADVVQMSLLKKLYAHDVNFTAGEFHLWMRVTRILSRLSNSSENLADRVLRTLSMK; encoded by the coding sequence ATGAGTACGATTGGAAAACTGTTTGGCAGGTCGCCGTTTGGCCAGCTTCAGCAACACATGGACCAGGTGGCGAAGTGTATCGTCAAGATGTCCGAGGTGTTTGACGCCGTCAAGGGTGGGCAGTTCGAGCTTATCGAAGATTTAACCGAGCAAGTTTCGCAGCTGGAACATCAGGCGGATCAAATCAAGGATGACATTCGAGAGCGATTGCTCAAGAGATTCTTTATGCCGATCGATCGTGGCGAGGTGTTGGAGATTCTTTCACTGCAAGATTCTCTCGCTGATACGGCTGAGGACGTCTGCAAAGTTTTGACGATTCGAAAGCTCCCGTTTCCGGAAGACATTCGGCCTGACTTTGACAAGTTCCTTGAATTGAACATTAACTCCTGTTCGATCGCTGCATCGATTATTGGTCAGCTGGACGAACTGATCGAAGCCGGGTTTGGCGGCACTGAAGCAGAGCGTATTCGCAGCATGGCAAAAGATGCCGCATTTGCAGAACACCAGGCCGACGTTGTGCAGATGAGCTTGCTCAAAAAGCTGTACGCTCATGACGTCAATTTTACGGCTGGCGAGTTCCATCTTTGGATGCGGGTCACACGCATCCTGAGCCGTTTGAGCAACTCTTCGGAAAACCTTGCCGATCGAGTGCTACGAACGCTCAGCATGAAATAG
- a CDS encoding HAMP domain-containing sensor histidine kinase yields MRIPRVSRRLLLGYLVLHLFAAGIFVLVLTQLVRNQMLRDARSQMRAMTTMLAEHIRELDGGMDSAGLPKHVELIGKKTQMRFTLIAADGVVIADSDTGTRDIGLHGTREEVLAASRDGVGFSQRHSNTLNKSMMYLARKYTSTQTDQTDRSESQSDGAAEELEGGFVRVAFPTASIDESVEAVQSYVWTFAIILGAFTAIAMMFLASRFLRPLALFSDTARKIGEGVYEGMPKIHHQEDEWGELAEAFQQMQSELRRRESRLVENSQRLEAVLSSMIEGVLALKPNGEVMLANGAACRMLSIEREKLQGRMLDEVVRIPELWQAVQKSQRDRTFSKAEFKTIGDSSRTLKVRVSMLADEEKPGVAVVLHDVTELRQLETMRQDFVANVSHELKTPLASIKAYAETLRMGALHDENKNVQFLEQIEFQADTLNQQIQDLLQLARVESGEKTFSISDIDVNLICETLHRQFLDAALGRHLELHLQLDQPSPMARCDVEAIETVVKNLVINAIHYTPEGGRVSISTKAEGRWVVVSVADTGIGIAKEQQARVFERFYRVDKARSRDMGGTGLGLAIVKHLTQAFGGSVTLDSQLGKGSKFHVRLPRSRNVDAV; encoded by the coding sequence GTGAGAATCCCTCGTGTTTCGCGACGCCTTTTGCTTGGTTATCTGGTTTTGCATCTGTTCGCAGCCGGTATTTTTGTACTTGTTTTGACGCAATTGGTCCGCAATCAGATGTTGCGTGACGCGCGGTCTCAGATGAGAGCAATGACGACGATGCTGGCCGAGCACATTCGTGAGCTTGATGGCGGCATGGATTCCGCCGGTTTGCCGAAACATGTGGAACTGATCGGAAAGAAAACACAGATGCGGTTCACGCTCATCGCAGCCGATGGAGTCGTCATCGCGGATTCAGATACTGGGACTCGGGATATCGGTTTGCATGGAACCCGTGAGGAGGTTTTGGCCGCCAGTCGGGATGGAGTCGGGTTTTCGCAACGACACAGCAATACGCTGAACAAATCGATGATGTACCTCGCTCGCAAGTACACCTCGACACAGACGGACCAGACTGATCGAAGCGAGTCGCAAAGCGATGGCGCTGCCGAGGAATTGGAAGGCGGATTCGTACGAGTCGCCTTTCCGACGGCTTCGATCGACGAATCGGTCGAAGCAGTCCAGAGTTACGTATGGACGTTTGCGATCATTCTCGGGGCTTTCACAGCCATCGCCATGATGTTTCTGGCGTCGCGGTTTTTGCGTCCATTGGCGCTATTTTCCGACACGGCCAGAAAGATCGGCGAGGGTGTCTACGAGGGAATGCCCAAGATTCACCATCAGGAGGACGAGTGGGGAGAACTGGCCGAGGCTTTCCAGCAAATGCAATCGGAACTGAGACGCCGCGAAAGTCGACTGGTGGAAAACAGCCAGCGACTGGAAGCTGTTCTCTCGAGCATGATCGAGGGTGTTCTGGCGCTGAAACCAAACGGTGAGGTAATGCTGGCCAACGGCGCTGCTTGTCGAATGCTGTCAATTGAGCGCGAAAAGTTGCAAGGCCGGATGTTGGACGAGGTGGTTCGAATTCCTGAGCTCTGGCAGGCGGTCCAAAAGTCACAGCGAGACCGAACGTTTTCCAAGGCCGAGTTCAAGACGATTGGCGATTCCAGTCGTACGTTGAAAGTCCGCGTTTCCATGTTGGCCGATGAAGAAAAGCCCGGCGTCGCGGTCGTGCTGCACGACGTCACGGAGCTTCGGCAGCTCGAAACTATGCGTCAGGACTTCGTTGCCAACGTTTCGCACGAACTCAAAACGCCACTGGCTTCGATCAAAGCCTACGCCGAGACATTGCGGATGGGAGCGCTGCACGATGAGAACAAGAACGTTCAATTTCTCGAACAGATTGAATTTCAGGCGGATACGCTCAACCAGCAGATTCAGGATCTGCTGCAACTGGCTCGAGTTGAATCCGGCGAGAAAACGTTCTCGATCTCGGACATCGATGTCAACTTGATCTGCGAAACGCTGCATCGCCAGTTCCTCGACGCGGCGCTGGGTCGCCACCTGGAACTGCATCTGCAACTCGACCAGCCCAGTCCGATGGCGCGGTGTGATGTGGAGGCGATTGAAACCGTGGTTAAAAACCTCGTCATCAACGCGATCCACTACACGCCCGAGGGAGGCCGCGTTTCCATTTCGACCAAAGCGGAAGGTCGCTGGGTCGTCGTCAGCGTCGCGGACACCGGGATCGGAATCGCGAAAGAGCAACAGGCTCGCGTGTTCGAGCGGTTCTATCGAGTCGACAAAGCTCGCTCTCGGGACATGGGCGGAACGGGGTTGGGTTTGGCGATCGTGAAGCACCTGACGCAAGCATTCGGCGGATCAGTTACGCTCGACAGCCAACTTGGGAAAGGCAGCAAGTTCCATGTGCGCCTGCCACGGTCACGAAACGTTGACGCTGTGTGA
- a CDS encoding M56 family metallopeptidase, producing the protein MIETFLQQSGYAPLVQPSHLWFLGLLDASLIGSLIVVAGLVVNRILHRTSSCRFLYCLWLVVLLRFALVWVPASPTSILNLIQAASTRPSTEQVLEVEFQTVAPPQHLPLLTNRLDVAETPIEATAPVVSAIPQRSIWPTAVVSVWSIGLLVLTGRLFVAWIELRQIVSNSIPAAQIAPDASRLFLQLKRKLQIMRPVQLLVSDHIKTPATTGMFRPKILLPGKCIDELSVEALQLVLAHELIHVRRFDSEIQLAAWLIGALHWFNPLARLAINRIGLHREISCDAAVVRLPEFQTSERLYGETILKLAQFSDRESRIPGVLAHGFIGSNKSEITQRIEMILKPKRSTRMGKVFGATLLALLLAAGYTAAQSTPPTASGQTAGTERSEDDNAIDDTSDDTRLIQTQPNPLPRNSDWPQPFGRNSSMSEQPPIVRLSNSPQIQDLYANELRAMLRGDTECDLWADIKSNAYLKRARHYPAPRNFETGMASDGILLSSHIPISIESSATRLIDFGKGVPSVLVEDPAIVDVVPVTSSKLQFVAKSPGTTTVTIGFNGESPETILATVVAEKSALQKAFTKRFPQTKVNLRETDGEVMLLGDEPDKAAARKMIRFVEKNSKLDVNTTKFCRQPIVYKIRCYEISMRKFREQGIHVPDSPGEKYALPSKFFLNENDILAARNNGIGIGIRSGDASEKTMAVLAASGVAQLTDAPIIVANVEQKAEFSHGVEFPPKHPRNGRKPFKIGNSINVSAHKVKDDSFVMEVHAEFSVSDLALSGFSETSGFQVHRINTGLRMKFGQSLLLVHEPSREVPDGKAILTLITPNNPPSK; encoded by the coding sequence ATGATTGAGACCTTTCTGCAGCAATCCGGATACGCACCTCTCGTGCAGCCTTCGCATCTCTGGTTCCTTGGGTTGCTCGACGCGTCCCTGATTGGAAGCTTGATCGTTGTCGCCGGCTTGGTTGTGAACAGGATTTTGCACCGAACATCGTCCTGTCGTTTCCTGTATTGCCTCTGGCTGGTTGTGCTGCTCCGTTTCGCATTGGTCTGGGTTCCGGCAAGTCCGACTAGCATTCTGAACCTGATACAAGCTGCTTCGACACGACCATCGACAGAGCAGGTCTTGGAGGTTGAGTTCCAGACGGTTGCACCCCCGCAACACCTGCCTCTTTTGACTAACAGGTTGGATGTCGCCGAAACGCCTATCGAAGCTACAGCCCCAGTGGTTAGTGCTATTCCACAGAGATCAATCTGGCCAACCGCCGTCGTGTCAGTCTGGTCGATTGGATTGCTTGTCTTGACTGGAAGGCTGTTCGTTGCATGGATTGAACTTCGACAAATCGTTAGCAACTCGATTCCGGCCGCTCAAATTGCTCCCGATGCGTCGAGATTGTTTCTGCAACTGAAACGCAAACTTCAAATCATGAGGCCGGTTCAACTGCTGGTCTCGGACCACATAAAGACGCCTGCAACTACCGGGATGTTTCGTCCGAAAATCCTCCTTCCTGGTAAATGCATTGACGAGCTTTCAGTTGAAGCGTTGCAATTAGTACTGGCTCACGAACTGATCCATGTTCGACGTTTTGATAGCGAGATTCAACTTGCCGCATGGTTGATTGGAGCGTTGCACTGGTTTAACCCATTGGCAAGGTTGGCGATCAATCGCATTGGTCTGCATCGCGAAATTTCATGCGACGCTGCTGTCGTTCGTCTTCCGGAGTTCCAAACCTCCGAGCGACTCTATGGCGAAACAATTTTAAAGCTGGCGCAGTTTTCAGACAGAGAAAGTCGAATTCCGGGCGTTCTTGCTCATGGATTCATTGGTTCAAACAAAAGCGAAATCACTCAAAGGATTGAAATGATTCTCAAACCAAAACGATCAACCAGGATGGGAAAAGTTTTTGGCGCAACCCTGTTGGCCTTGCTGTTGGCTGCTGGGTATACAGCGGCCCAATCCACTCCGCCAACAGCATCGGGACAGACTGCTGGCACTGAACGATCGGAAGATGACAACGCAATTGACGATACCTCCGATGACACTCGGCTTATTCAAACACAGCCCAACCCGCTTCCACGCAACAGCGATTGGCCGCAACCGTTCGGACGCAATTCTTCCATGAGCGAGCAACCGCCGATTGTGCGACTTTCGAATTCACCGCAAATTCAAGATCTGTACGCCAACGAGCTCCGGGCGATGCTACGAGGCGACACAGAATGTGATCTATGGGCAGACATAAAGTCAAACGCATATTTGAAACGGGCTCGACACTATCCCGCACCACGCAACTTTGAGACGGGCATGGCATCTGATGGCATCCTTTTGTCATCGCACATACCAATCAGCATCGAGTCCAGTGCTACGCGCCTCATTGATTTTGGCAAAGGCGTGCCGAGCGTATTGGTGGAGGACCCCGCCATCGTTGACGTCGTTCCAGTTACTTCGTCCAAGCTACAGTTCGTCGCTAAATCGCCTGGCACAACCACCGTAACCATCGGCTTCAATGGCGAGTCCCCGGAAACCATTCTGGCCACAGTTGTTGCTGAGAAATCGGCATTGCAGAAAGCCTTCACCAAACGGTTTCCGCAAACAAAGGTGAACCTTCGTGAAACAGATGGCGAGGTTATGTTGCTTGGAGACGAGCCAGACAAGGCTGCTGCCAGAAAGATGATCAGGTTTGTGGAGAAGAATTCGAAGCTAGATGTAAACACGACGAAATTTTGCCGCCAGCCGATCGTGTATAAAATTCGATGTTATGAAATATCGATGAGAAAGTTTCGCGAACAGGGTATTCATGTGCCCGACAGTCCGGGTGAAAAATACGCTTTGCCTTCAAAATTCTTCTTGAATGAAAATGACATTCTGGCCGCACGCAATAACGGGATCGGAATTGGAATTCGTTCTGGCGATGCGTCGGAAAAAACGATGGCGGTACTGGCGGCAAGCGGGGTCGCTCAACTGACTGATGCTCCAATCATTGTCGCCAACGTCGAACAAAAGGCCGAATTCTCTCATGGAGTAGAATTCCCTCCAAAACATCCTCGCAATGGTCGCAAGCCATTCAAGATTGGGAATTCCATCAACGTTTCGGCGCACAAAGTGAAAGATGACAGCTTTGTCATGGAAGTGCACGCAGAGTTCTCTGTTTCCGATCTGGCACTTTCGGGCTTTAGCGAAACCTCCGGATTTCAGGTTCATCGAATAAACACGGGGCTGAGAATGAAGTTTGGTCAGTCGTTGTTGTTGGTCCACGAACCGTCACGTGAAGTTCCTGATGGGAAAGCGATCCTGACGCTGATAACTCCCAACAATCCCCCGTCGAAATAG
- a CDS encoding BlaI/MecI/CopY family transcriptional regulator — protein MDRPDISNAEWQVMNIIWDTQPTTASEIIKQLTQTTEWTPATIRTFLHRLVKKGALNFEEDGNRYLYRAAITRHSTVKHASRSFLTSVFDGQSGPLLTHFVKASQLSAEDIQKLKSLLEQKESKDD, from the coding sequence ATGGACCGACCTGACATTTCAAACGCGGAGTGGCAAGTAATGAATATCATTTGGGATACCCAGCCAACGACCGCCAGTGAAATCATCAAACAATTGACGCAAACAACGGAATGGACTCCGGCGACGATTCGCACGTTTTTGCATCGATTGGTCAAAAAGGGCGCTTTGAATTTCGAGGAAGATGGCAATCGCTATCTGTACCGTGCCGCGATAACACGGCACTCAACGGTCAAGCATGCCAGTCGTTCATTTCTAACTTCCGTGTTCGACGGTCAGAGCGGTCCGTTGCTGACTCACTTTGTAAAAGCCAGCCAACTTTCTGCCGAAGATATCCAAAAACTGAAATCGTTGCTGGAGCAGAAGGAGTCGAAAGATGATTGA
- a CDS encoding DegT/DnrJ/EryC1/StrS family aminotransferase: protein MWIRKQIEIGWSDLLFALNVSFFSRLPDRRNALSLIAKIWPENDPVVSLSVRTGFDCMLQSVRWPTGSEVIMSGLTIPDMPRIVERNGFRVVPVDINEATMAPDVDAVARAITPYSKALVIAHLFGKRIPLEPFAELAKKHNLLLIEDCAQAFSAGDSGSSIANVSMFSFGPIKSSTALGGGILQIRDDEIRNRMRSIESTYPQHSNRKFGRRVLKYLGIKAASNRRCAGLLFSALRVAGYNPDRVVSSLARGFAGSDFFARIRQQPSTALLSLLARRLQSFDSLALNRRIAQANRLSYRLNNLRLAGSSSKVSESLATVDSSESTYWVTPVCTRDARSAQQLVAELSQHGFDATRRSSLSVVEPTRPAKSPAISATQITALPVASSIVDRMVFLPLCDGMQVSDLDQMARIANRVCSRSSQNVPSLLRFE from the coding sequence ATGTGGATTCGAAAACAAATTGAGATCGGTTGGTCAGATTTGCTTTTCGCGTTGAATGTTTCTTTTTTCTCCCGCTTGCCGGATCGACGTAACGCGCTGTCGTTGATCGCGAAAATCTGGCCGGAAAACGACCCGGTTGTCTCACTTTCGGTCCGGACCGGATTCGATTGTATGCTGCAGTCGGTTCGCTGGCCGACAGGCTCCGAAGTCATCATGTCGGGATTGACGATTCCCGACATGCCGCGGATTGTCGAGCGAAATGGGTTTCGCGTCGTGCCGGTCGACATTAACGAAGCCACGATGGCTCCTGACGTTGATGCGGTAGCCAGAGCCATCACGCCATACAGCAAAGCCCTGGTCATCGCACATTTGTTTGGCAAACGTATTCCGCTGGAGCCATTTGCTGAACTGGCGAAAAAGCACAACCTGCTGTTGATCGAAGACTGTGCTCAGGCTTTTTCAGCAGGAGACTCGGGCAGTTCGATCGCCAACGTTTCGATGTTCAGCTTCGGTCCGATCAAATCTTCCACGGCACTCGGCGGAGGAATTTTGCAGATTCGCGATGATGAAATTCGCAACCGAATGCGATCCATCGAGTCGACTTATCCCCAGCACAGCAACCGTAAGTTCGGCCGACGGGTGCTAAAGTACCTGGGCATTAAAGCAGCTTCCAATCGCCGTTGCGCGGGCTTGTTATTTTCTGCGCTGCGAGTGGCAGGATACAATCCTGACAGAGTGGTTTCTTCATTGGCTCGAGGATTTGCGGGATCCGACTTTTTCGCTCGAATTCGGCAGCAACCTTCGACCGCGCTGTTGAGTCTGCTGGCGCGTCGATTGCAATCGTTCGATTCGCTGGCGTTGAATCGCCGAATCGCTCAGGCCAACCGTTTGTCATACCGTTTGAATAACTTGCGGCTGGCGGGTTCGTCCTCAAAAGTCAGCGAATCACTTGCGACGGTCGATTCAAGCGAGTCGACATACTGGGTGACTCCGGTTTGCACACGCGATGCGAGATCGGCCCAGCAGTTGGTGGCAGAACTTTCCCAGCACGGATTTGATGCGACTCGGCGCAGCAGTTTATCGGTCGTTGAGCCGACTCGACCAGCCAAATCACCGGCAATTTCGGCGACTCAAATTACAGCGTTACCAGTGGCCAGCTCAATCGTTGATCGCATGGTTTTTCTGCCACTCTGCGATGGCATGCAAGTTTCAGATTTGGATCAGATGGCCAGAATCGCCAATCGAGTGTGCAGCCGTTCGAGTCAAAACGTTCCAAGTCTGCTGCGTTTCGAATAA
- a CDS encoding Na(+)-translocating NADH-quinone reductase subunit A, which yields MLKTIKKGLDVPISGRPEQDISDAPAVATVALLGDDYVGMRPKLLVAEGDKVKIGTPVFEDKKTPGVIFTSPAAGTVKEINRGAKRRFLSLVIDVDGDAAESFDSFNDLGNLSRDQVQELLVKSGLWTALRTRPFSKVPEPGTEPHSLFVTAIDTNPLAAEPELIIESQKENFVSGLTVLSKLTEGKTYVCTREDSRVPGENVPNVSFAQFAGPHPAGLVGTHIHFLDPVNGKKTVWHINYQDVIAVGQLFTTGKLNPERVISLAGPRVEKPRLLRTQLGACLDPILEGNADLDNARVVSGSVLTGRSAEAPENFLGRYHNQVCVLEEGTKREFLGWQLPGPDKYSVTKIYAGSWLKKLFPMTTSSGGSKRAMVPMGTYEKVMPMDILPTQLLRSIIVGAQTGDTEEALQLGVLELDEEDLSLCTYVCPGKYDYSSILRENLTLIEKEG from the coding sequence ATGCTCAAAACAATCAAAAAGGGATTGGATGTTCCAATCTCCGGGCGACCGGAACAGGATATTTCTGACGCCCCTGCCGTGGCAACGGTAGCCTTACTCGGTGACGACTATGTCGGCATGAGGCCAAAATTGCTGGTTGCCGAAGGTGACAAGGTCAAAATTGGCACACCGGTTTTCGAAGACAAGAAAACGCCCGGCGTCATTTTTACTTCTCCGGCCGCCGGCACGGTCAAGGAAATCAATCGCGGTGCCAAGCGACGTTTCCTTTCGCTCGTGATCGACGTCGATGGTGACGCCGCGGAGTCGTTCGACAGCTTCAACGACCTTGGCAACTTGAGCCGCGATCAGGTTCAGGAGTTGCTGGTCAAGTCCGGGCTGTGGACGGCACTGCGAACGCGTCCGTTCAGCAAAGTCCCGGAACCGGGCACCGAACCGCATTCGCTGTTCGTGACCGCAATCGATACAAATCCGCTGGCGGCTGAGCCCGAGTTGATCATCGAATCGCAAAAGGAAAACTTTGTCAGCGGCCTGACGGTTCTGTCGAAGCTGACCGAAGGCAAGACTTACGTTTGCACTCGCGAAGACTCTCGCGTCCCGGGCGAAAACGTTCCTAACGTCAGCTTTGCCCAATTCGCCGGTCCGCATCCAGCCGGCCTGGTTGGCACACACATTCACTTTCTCGATCCGGTCAACGGAAAGAAAACGGTTTGGCATATCAATTACCAGGATGTGATTGCCGTCGGGCAGCTGTTCACGACTGGCAAGCTGAATCCTGAACGAGTCATCTCGCTGGCTGGTCCTCGCGTGGAAAAACCTCGACTGCTTCGCACGCAGCTTGGTGCCTGTCTGGATCCGATTCTTGAAGGCAACGCAGATCTGGATAACGCTCGCGTTGTTTCCGGTTCCGTTTTGACGGGTCGCTCTGCAGAGGCACCGGAAAACTTTCTGGGACGATATCACAATCAGGTTTGTGTGCTCGAAGAGGGTACCAAACGTGAGTTTCTTGGGTGGCAGTTGCCTGGTCCGGACAAGTATTCGGTGACGAAAATCTACGCGGGTTCGTGGCTGAAGAAGCTGTTCCCGATGACGACCAGCAGTGGCGGATCCAAGCGAGCCATGGTTCCGATGGGGACTTACGAAAAAGTCATGCCGATGGATATCCTTCCGACGCAGTTGTTGCGTTCCATCATCGTCGGTGCTCAAACCGGCGACACGGAAGAAGCGTTGCAGTTGGGTGTTCTTGAGTTGGATGAAGAAGACCTGTCGCTGTGCACTTATGTTTGCCCGGGAAAGTACGACTACAGTTCGATCCTGCGAGAAAACCTCACGCTCATCGAGAAAGAAGGATAA